A genomic stretch from Arachis stenosperma cultivar V10309 chromosome 3, arast.V10309.gnm1.PFL2, whole genome shotgun sequence includes:
- the LOC130968481 gene encoding uncharacterized protein LOC130968481 translates to MELMEDHTFVVGQEFPDVKAFRNAIKEAAIAQHFELRIIKSDLIRYFAKCASDGCPWRIRAVKLPNSPTFTIRSLEGTHTCGRNAHNGHHQASVDWIVGFIEERLRENINYKPKDILHDIQKQYGITIPYKQAWRAKERGLAAIYGSSEEGYCLLPSYCEQIKKTNPGSVAEVFTTGPDNRFQRLFVSFHASIHGFLNGCLPIVGFGGIQLKSKYLSTLLSATSFDADGGLFPLAFGVVDVENDDSWTWFLSELHKALELNNGSIPKIIFLSDGQKGIVDAVRRKFPNSSHAFCLRHLSENIGKVFKNSRLVHLLLQSAYATTTASFKEKMVDIEEISPEAAKWLQQFHPSQWALVYSEGTRYGHLSSNIEEFNRWILETRELPIIQVIERIHSKLKSEFDERRSIGSSWCSVLAPSAERRISEAVSQAPTYQVLRSDEVEFEVLSTDRSDIVNIGNHSCSCRDWQLYGIPCSHAVAALISCRKDVYSFTMKCFTVTSYRETYSKEIQPLPGKLEWRKTEESAMEDDIIVVRPPKFRRPPGRPEKKRMCVEVLNREKHTVHCSRCNQTGHYKTTCKADMIKMINSI, encoded by the coding sequence ATGGAACTGATGGAAGACCACACTTTTGTTGTTGGTCAAGAATTCCCTGATGTGAAGGCATTCCGGAATGCAATTAAAGAAGCTGCTATTGCACAGCATTTTGAGCTTCGTATTATCAAAAGTGACCTGATTCGCTACTTTGCTAAGTGTGCCTCAGATGGCTGTCCATGGCGAATCCGTGCTGTCAAGCTACCTAATTCCCCAACATTTACTATACGAAGTCTCGAAGGAACCCATACATGTGGGAGAAATGCTCACAATGGCCACCACCAGGCTTCTGTTGATTGGATTGTGGGTTTTATAGAAGAAAGGTTGCGAGAAAACATTAATTATAAGCCGAAAGATATCTTACACGATATCCAGAAACAATATGGTATAACTATACCATATAAGCAAGCTTGGCGTGCTAAGGAGCGGGGACTTGCGGCAATCTATGGTTCTTCTGAAGAAGGGTATTGCCTGCTCCCTTCATATTGTGAACAGATAAAGAAAACAAACCCTGGAAGTGTTGCAGAGGTGTTTACCACTGGTCCAGATAACCGCTTTCAGAGGCTTTTTGTTTCCTTTCATGCATCAATCCATGGTTTCCTTAATGGTTGTTTGCCTATTGTTGGGTTTGGTGGAATCCAGCTGAAGAGTAAATACCTTAGCACATTGCTTTCAGCAACTTCTTTTGATGCTGATGGAGGTTTGTTTCCACTAGCATTTGGTGTTGTCGATGTTGAAAATGATGACAGCTGGACATGGTTCCTGTCTGAGTTGCATAAGGCACTTGAGTTGAATAATGGAAGCATACCAAAGATTATATTTTTGTCAGATGGGCAAAAAGGTATTGTGGATGCAGTGAGAAGGAAGTTTCCAAACTCGTCTCATGCATTCTGCTTGCGTCACTTAAGCGAAAACATTGGCAAGGTGTTCAAGAATTCTAGGCTTGTCCACCTTCTGTTGCAGTCTGCATACGCCACCACAACTGCTTCGTTCAAAGAAAAAATGGTCGACATAGAGGAGATCTCTCCCGAAGCTGCTAAATGGTTACAGCAATTTCATCCCTCCCAATGGGCCCTTGTGTATTCTGAAGGGACTCGATATGGCCATCTATCCTCTAATATTGAGGAGTTCAACAGATGGATTCTTGAAACCAGAGAGTTACCAATCATCCAGGTGATTGAGAGGATTCATAGCAAGCTTAAGAGTGAGTTTGATGAGAGGCGATCGATAGGCAGTTCATGGTGTTCTGTACTTGCCCCATCAGCTGAGAGGCGAATCTCTGAAGCTGTTAGTCAGGCACCTACATATCAAGTCCTTAGATCAGATGAAGTAGAGTTTGAAGTTCTTTCCACTGATCGATCAGACATTGTAAATATTGGTAACCATAGCTGTTCCTGCCGTGATTGGCAGCTATATGGGATCCCATGCTCCCATGCAGTTGCTGCTCTTATCTCATGTCGAAAGGATGTCTATTCATTTACCATGAAGTGCTTCACTGTTACAAGTTACAGAGAAACATATTCCAAGGAAATACAACCCCTCCCAGGAAAGCTTGAATGGAGAAAAACAGAAGAGTCTGCCATGGAGGATGATATCATCGTTGTAAGACCACCAAAATTCAGGAGACCACCAGGCCGCCCTGAAAAGAAACGAATGTGTGTGGAGGTCCTTAACCGTGAGAAGCATACAGTGCATTGTAGTCGGTGTAATCAAACTGGACATTACAAGACAACTTGCAAAGCAGACATGATCAAGATGATCAATAGCATATAA